The following proteins come from a genomic window of Aricia agestis chromosome 19, ilAriAges1.1, whole genome shotgun sequence:
- the LOC121736370 gene encoding uncharacterized protein LOC121736370 isoform X1, translating to MPWNNSRNDFENALYDSQYPDENADGGVQLDHCRLYVTNLPKNLNEQGLTALFSKFGNIVKIHLSRDPTKRYAFVFFEAASQARVAMMKLNRTEPLKLNIAIAHKKNSQDQNENNNSRASRNFDRRSMADDYGSEGRSNNWNNSDCQNDVYEEELVDDELEMEEDLDLDVRLQMLNLKEAEIKLKKKILFLNQHKKMNQQSQQGNRSILPDGRIVVRNVGERAKSGKHVCWAPVQENFSSAADDSKTPSSCEETTRGPRGQINEDKSNRKDSGEDDSTLKCCHDIDDGILQEITEAVFDEYCDIDIPLDIVVNHRNEVGCDESNICDIHRLRANDYEDVDGDLKFAITFAGYPKTKIQLHDIKRFNQCVKDIIGIQKSSKLLRNSPTFRDCYINNGAIVCVFNDFESKRWLLIILPGIKERMNCDFLLLKCETIRLWLTSIVTPAESSKFAEEFLQQLQKLNPDLKTGQWKIVKKINVSNVDYISIVIDKKSYEIIRSSTFRNVIDFNEMEFEIEGSIDIYGKTLSLEDDFWSIASRVEILKSLNAADTKFVKDNEKKLSKASDLHEMKDIKKKIDELYEINIDFKRNILKNPRINDYNEIIIDELKIVVALCGYPMSKINLRRMELFNKSLKDIIDMQKQSNLLKNTPKFLDCYINKGAIVCIFNDLDSKQWFVRVSPGLQERMNCRLKFFSTETTRLHLGKMKIQEGLCPAAVIDVFKNMQLFNPKIHKDNFKIISKQCINGKIHALYFLIDSISYETIRSFTFQNDVDSDKIQFRVKAGELVYYRVISFEPDLLSFQSRIKLLKDLKPDVFKVSDLKRNISTENYKPYECDESNDEDSSDEMHNSFTTKTAVRPRSEELITEDSSGELYTECAERRLQKELNSNSPNIKSDESGSLIEGEDILTNSSTEGISNLEEGFTDTFVKESNTLLNSSSESANQDSIIRDNVLCEIMASNILGVQKTSNEKLSEEFSKINANVNISNTWELRVRKSKSYDKENVNEINFETTNNINDSKTEDTDKFNDTEKIENFITVGDVKSEQSLKIVHQVINNGSSMDDSDSNENVTANEVSSTLINSVNESPNVLQIYISSDLKCENPEIDEVSTCDSIVLVKDENRSLPKQQTGNSNKIVDSSDLDRAMCDELDEHNEPEAIITSKLYVHKDFKNVDFTGDIEFKSAANINDNILFGDTDYSNRYRKKELSYYRCTNYLYVDKELKLAVVLEDYPTAKLDKSHMRQISRLFNECLTKDEELFDDDIIPQFEDVYISNGAIVFICENIETKEYFVEVLPEISTSLGLKLKLHNIARLIRFYRVSMTLPLEISQLESKAMLPTLQESYSKLQTNAWKIYSDVPGEQTRVFGVDGSSLRFLRKSNMTLEYEGHIVTCEEIKKPRPDNQPNVININTDTAEEIEKNLREKIIKMMYCELETSGKKTSLNNLRNKNRKNNYSDTIPDDFKLYISATEYPEVRIDEMNFNDIKQALEDLVGDTWGTYDAFIPRIYDIYLCEGVIFVICKDIQTRFWIESNINNIGLSLDFTIKATEYRGVVGIVNMKIKSIKSFEEVVAILQNQNPRLRTKFWRQTTTKTKYPQVVLQMDALSAQVIRSDSFNGNIDGQSPEFDFGYLLSIIKKRPSLEPFCSDDYKNITNDADIDVANNKENYKCDKCLNENDTFYYIGNENYNIMEQMDAIDDDDYCKVDLKIPPDFLTAKGCLDVIIGVLNEKNPKLNTFLWKIEPSSDVGHFTVFVDKTSARVMEEEDFDPSFAGENLEFQF from the exons ATGCCTTGGAATAACTCAAGGAATGATTTTGAAAATGCTCTATATGACTCCCAATATCCCGATGAAAATGCAGA TGGTGGTGTCCAGTTGGACCACTGCAGGCTGTATGTGACCAATTTACCCAAGAATCTCAATGAGCAGGGCTTGACAGCTTTGTTCTCCAAGTTTGGCAATATTGTGAAGATTCACCTGAGCAGAGATCCAACAAAGCGATATGCATTCGTCTTTTTTGAGGCAGCAAG TCAGGCGCGAGTTGCCATGATGAAACTGAACAGGACCGAGCCCCTCAAACTCAATATTGCCATAGCACATAag AAAAATAGTCAGGACCAAAATGAGAATAACAATTCAAGGGCGTCCAGAAATTTTGACAGACGATCCATGGCTGATGATTATGGATCAGAGGGAAGATCAAATAATTG gAATAATTCAGATTGTCAGAATGATGTTTATGAAGAGGAATTGGTAGATGACGAACTT GAAATGGAGGAAGACCTAGATTTAGATGTAAGACTCCAGATGCTGAATCTGAAAGAAGCTGAGATCAAGTTAAAGAAGAAAATACTCTTCTTGAACCAGCACAAAAAAATG AATCAGCAATCTCAGCAAGGCAATCGCAGTATCTTGCCCGACGGAAGGATAGTTGTGCGGAACGTCGGAGAACG AGCAAAGAGTGGCAAACATGTATGTTG GGCTCCTGTGCAGGAGAACTTCAGCTCTGCTGCTGATGACTCG AAAACGCCCAGTTCCTGTGAAGAAACAACACGCGGTCCACGCGGACAAATAAACGAAGACAAAAGCAATCGTAAAGATAGTGGTGAAGATGACAGTACCTTAAAATGTTGCCATGATATAGATGATGGTATACTACAAGAAATTACGGAAGCAGTATTCGATGAGTATTGTGATATAGACATTCCTCTAGATATAGTTGTAAATCATAGAAATGAAGTAGGCTGTGATGAAAGTAACATTTGTGATATACATAGACTTAGGGCAAATGATTATGAAGATGTTGACGGTGATTTAAAATTTGCAATAACATTTGCTGGTTATCCAAAAACTAAAATACAACTACATGATATCAAAAGATTCAATCAATGTGTAAAAGACATAATTGGTATTCAAAAATCGAGCAAATTGCTTCGAAATTCCCCAACATTTCGAGATTGTTATATTAATAATGGAGCGATAGTGTGTGTTTTCAATGATTTTGAAAGTAAAAGGTGGTTGCTTATTATATTACCTGGCATAAAAGAGCGTATGAAttgtgattttttattattgaaatgtGAAACAATTCGTTTATGGTTAACTTCAATCGTTACACCAGCAGAGTCTTCAAAATTCGCCGAAGAGTTTCTACAACAATTGCAAAAACTCAATCCTGACTTAAAAACAGGTCAGTGGAAAAtagttaagaaaataaatgtttctAACGTAGATTACATTTCTATTGTTATTGATAAAAAATCATATGAAATCATAAGGAGCTCTACTTTTAGAAATGTAATAGATTTCAATGAAATGGAATTTGAAATAGAAGGCTCAATTGATATTTATGGTAAAACCTTATCCCTCGAAGATGATTTCTGGAGCATAGCTTCaagagttgaaattttaaaatctttaaatgCTGCGGACACAAAATTTGTAAAggataatgaaaaaaaattaagtaaagcCTCTGACTTACATGAGATGAAagatataaagaaaaaaattgatgaATTATATGAAATCAACATagattttaaaagaaatatCCTTAAAAATCCAAGGATAAATGATTATAATGAGATTATTATTGATGAACTCAAGATAGTGGTGGCGCTGTGTGGTTACCCAATGTCTAAAATAAATTTGAGACGTATGGAATTATTTAACAAATCATTGAAAGATATTATTGATATGCAAAAACAATCGAATTTGCTTAAGAATACTCCAAAATTCTTGGATTGTTATATCAACAAAGGGGCTATCGTGTGTATTTTCAACGACCTTGACAGTAAACAATGGTTTGTTAGAGTTTCTCCTGGTCTTCAGGAACGAATGAATTGTCGTCTAAAATTTTTCAGCACAGAAACGACTCGTTTACATTTAGGTAAAATGAAAATTCAGGAAGGACTTTGCCCAGCTGCGGTTATCGATGTATTCAAAAACATGCAACTTTTTAATCCAAAAATACACAAagataactttaaaattatttccaaacaATGTATAAATGGTAAAATACATGCTTTATATTTCTTGATTGATAGCATTTCGTATGAAACTATTCGATCTTTTACCTTTCAAAATGACGTAGATTCCGATAAAATACAATTTAGAGTAAAAGCTGGTGAGCTTGTCTATTATAGAGTAATTTCCTTCGAACCGGATTTGTTAAGTTTTCAATCAAGAATAAAACTTCTAAAAGACTTAAAACCAGACGTTTTTAAAGTATCTGATCTAAAAAGAAACATATCAACAGAAAATTATAAACCTTATGAATGCGATGAAAGTAATGACGAAGATAGTTCAGATGAAATGCACAATTCTTTTACTACAAAAACAGCTGTAAGACCGAGATCTGAAGAATTAATTACTGAAGACAGTTCAGGTGAATTGTATACTGAATGTGCCGAAAGAAGGTTACAAAAAGAATTAAATAGCAACTCACCTAATATAAAATCGGACGAAAGCGGATCATTAATTGAAGGtgaggatattttaacaaattctagTACAGAAGGAATAAGTAACTTGGAGGAAGGATTCACAGATACATTTGTAAAAGAATCTAATACATTATTAAATAGCTCTTCTGAGTCTGCAAATCAAGATTCAATAATTAGAGATAATGTTCTTTGTGAAATCATGGCATCAAATATTTTAGGAGTACAGAAAACTTCAAATGAAAAGTTGTCTGAagaattttccaaaataaacGCAAATGTAAACATTTCAAATACTTGGGAACTTAGGGTTCGAAAATCAAAGTCTTACGacaaagaaaatgtaaatgaaatcAATTTCGAGACCACCAATAATATTAATGACTCAAAAACAGAGGATACAGACAAATTTAACGACActgaaaaaatagaaaattttataACAGTAGGTGACGTGAAATCAGAGCAGTCTTTAAAAATTGTTCATCAAGTGATAAATAATGGTTCCAGTATGGATGATAGCGATTCTAATGAAAATGTAACAGCAAATGAAGTAAGTTCTACTTTAATTAATTCAGTAAATGAATCTCCAAACGTTCTCCAAATTTATATTTCGAGTGACTTGAAATGTGAAAACCCAGAAATAGACGAAGTAAGTACTTGTGACAGTATTGTCCTCGTGAAAGACGAAAATAGAAGTTTGCCGAAACAACAGACAggaaattctaataaaatagtTGATTCTTCTGATCTTGATCGTGCCATGTGTGATGAACTTGATGAACACAATGAGCCTGAAGCGATAATCACATCCAAATTGTACGTCCATAAAGATTTCAAGAATGTAGACTTTACCGGTGATATTGAGTTTAAATCAGCTGCAAATATTAacgataacattttatttggtGATACTGATTATTCTAATAGATACCGAAAAAAAGAACTGTCCTATTACAGATGCACAAATTACTTGTATGTCGATAAAGAATTAAAATTGGCTGTTGTTTTGGAGGATTATCCTACAGCGAAATTAGATAAGAGTCACATGCGACAGATATCTCGATTATTTAACGAGTGTCTAACCAAAGATGAGGAATTGTTTGACGATGATATTATTCCACAATTTGAAGACGTTTATATATCAAACGGTgctatagtatttatttgtGAAAATATAGAAACAAAGGAGTATTTCGTAGAAGTTTTACCAGAAATATCCACATCACTCGGCCTTAAATTGAAGCTTCACAATATAGCACGCTTAATTAGATTTTATAGAGTATCTATGACATTACCACTGGAAATATCCCAGCTCGAATCCAAAGCAATGTTACCTACCCTCCAAGAGTCatattcaaaattgcaaactaATGCTTGGAAGATTTATTCTGATGTACCCGGAGAACAGACACGTGTATTTGGAGTGGATGGCAGTTCCTTAAGGTTTCTAAGAAAGTCTAATATGACCTTAGAATATGAAGGACACATCGTTACATGTGAAGAAATAAAGAAACCGAGGCCTGATAATCAACCGaatgttataaatataaatactgATACTGctgaagaaatagagaaaaatttaagagagaaaataataaaaatgatgtACTGTGAATTAGAGACCTCCGGCAAGAAGACATCATTGAACAATCTtagaaacaaaaatagaaaaaacaaTTATAGTGATACGATTCCTGATGATTTCAAACTTTATATAAGCGCTACTGAGTATCCAGAGGTACGTATAGATGAAATGAACTTTAACGATATAAAACAGGCTTTGGAGGACCTTGTGGGAGACACTTGGGGTACTTATGATGCATTTATTCCGAGAATCTACGATATATATTTGTGCGAAGGTGTTATTTTTGTAATCTGTAAAGATATCCAAACAAGATTTTGGATTGAAAGTAACATCAACAATATTGGTCTCTCTCTAGATTTCACCATAAAGGCAACAGAATATCGAGGAGTTGTAGGTATCGTTAACATGAaaattaaaagtataaaaagCTTTGAAGAAGTAGTAGCGATATTGCAGAACCAAAACCCAAGGCTACGTACCAAGTTTTGGAGGCAAACCACAACAAAAACAAAGTATCCGCAAGTTGTTTTGCAAATGGATGCCCTATCTGCACAAGTTATAAGGAGTGATAGTTTTAATGGTAACATAGATGGCCAAAGTCCGGAATTTGATTTTGGATACTTACTTTCTATCATTAAAAAAAGACCTAGTCTAGAACCATTTTGCAGTGATGATTATAAAAACATCACAAATGACGCTGATATCGATGTAGCTAACAATAAGGAGAATTATAAATGTGATAAATGTCTCAATGAAAATGATACTTTCTACTACATCGGTAAtgaaaattacaatataatggAACAAATGGATGCCatagatgatgatgattattgtAAGGTGGACTTAAAAATACCACCAGACTTTCTGACAGCCAAAGGTTGTTTGGATGTAATTATTGGAGTACTGAACGAAAAGAATCCGAAACTCAACACATTTTTGTGGAAAATAGAGCCATCCTCTGATGTAGGGCATTTCACTGTATTTGTTGATAAAACTTCGGCTCGAGTTATGGAAGAAGAAGATTTTGATCCATCATTCGCTGGAGAAAATTTGGaattccaattttaa